The Centroberyx gerrardi isolate f3 chromosome 13, fCenGer3.hap1.cur.20231027, whole genome shotgun sequence genome contains the following window.
CTCTCTTCTCCATTACAGGCAAAACCTGGTGGATGCTGATGCTGGTTTTACGGCTGCTGGTCCTCCTGCTGGCCGGCTTCACGCTCTTCAGTGATGAGCAGGAGAGATTTGTCTGCAACACCATCCAGCCAGGCTGCTCTAATGTGTGTTTCGATGTATTTGCTCCTGTCTCCGTCTTCCGCCTCTGGCTGTTCCACCTTattcttctctgtcttcctcacgTGATGTTTGCGACTTACGTTATGCATAAAGTTTTGTCAAATCACAATATCGGAACCTACTACTGCGACAGGAGTCGAGGGAGTTCTCCTTTTACGCTCGAGAACTCAAGCTGCTCCAGAGAAATGTCCCTCAACAAAGCTCCGCTTCATGACCTCCCACGTGATTGGGCGACGCCACGCTTCCACTGCGCTTACCTCCTGGTTGTGATTCTACGCATCCTGCTGGAAACGGTTTTCGGTGCAGGCCAGTTCTTCCTCTTTGGTTTTTCCATTCCTAAGAGCTTCCTGTGTTACGAGGCTCCCTGTACATCGGGGGTTGAATGCTACATCTCCAGGCCAACTGAGAAGACCCTGATGCTCAACTTCATGCTGGGTGTCGCCTCCTTGTCCGTTCTACTAAGTTTGGTTGACCTGGCGAGCTCCGTGAAGGCGATGGTgcgatggaggaggaagagggagatgcTGATGGAGGAGATGAGTAAAGGGGAGCAGAGCAGTGTGTTTACAACTACAAGCGGGGCTGAAGACACCGACGTTCTTTTGACCAAGAGAACCGTCCCCAGTGGAAGCTTAAAGAACGATGTCAAAGATGAAAAAATCATTGCTAGCAATGGGCCAAATGGTGCATTTCCCCATGCAAAGTTGAATGGTGGGACCATCCTTAAGGCTGGTGTATCTACTGATGAGAAGAGTCCAGAATGCAAAGATGCTATAGCGCCTCGCTCGCCCACTCCCATGGGTGCTCCGCTGCCGAGTCACTTCGTTCTCCACAGCCATCTCAACAAACCACCTTTATCCCCTCGCCCAGACAGAGGACCACCACCAAGCCCCAGGGTGCCTACACCCATAGGTGGCAAAAATCTGGGCCAGTACGCCCCAGCGGGTACAGGCTCAGGCCAACAGTCTGACAGCAGCGAATCTCAGGACAAGCGGGCTTGGGTGTAAcggacaggacaggagaaaaggagattGGCTGAGGGTGGAGATCTATCACTCCTGGACAAAAACTACATCCATCTTTAACAAGTACAGGATATTTAGCttgaattacatttttagagCATAAGTGCATATACGGAGTTTAATTTATTCCATAAAGGAAGTTTTGCTAAGAATTAAGTAAATAATGCTTATATATTAATTGAAGCCCTTATATTTTTGTAAGCATACAAGGGTTTTTTAGCAGGTTTCAAGGGTCGATGGGACATGGAAGTCACTCAACCAAATCAAACCATGATATGAttctttttgctctttttgtagATTTTGGATTATATATGCAAATTTACACAGGGAAGCAAAATATAGACCATAATAGATCTGTTTATGTAATTCTCTTGCTGCCTTTTGCACATAACTGTTTCATGATAACCACGtatctccaattttggtgattggTCCCAAGAATTTGTGAAATCCATTTCAAAAATGGATGGAAATTCAGCCAGTTTCTCTCAACCCTCAAAcctttttggagatacaaagttttcatgtgacagcattgatatgtagtttttctTGATGCATGCTTACTAAGTGAAGCAAGTTGTGGATCTTAATGCAACTGCTGCCTTTTGGCAATTTTTGTGCGGCGAAATGCAACTGACTCACATATTGTTACTGATGTGGTTGTATTACATTTTTACCCTGCgaagtgtgtttgtttaacaCATACCTCaagctgtttctgttttgttatgaGAAAATGACTCATTGACCTTGACGAAGCAGAAGTTACAGCACTCAGCTGTTGTCTGGATTACTGAGTTCAGCcacaacagacacactgacctgacctctgacctcccacctgaccccccccccccacgacCCAGCCATGACCTGACTTACGCCAAACCTGCTCAGATGACGTAAGACCTTCAACCTCCTCACCTCAACAGCAACTCACTATGCTAGCACGGCTAACCCCAACCACTGGATCTGTATGATACAAAAGTGaccttgaatgaatgaatgaatgaattaatgaatataGTATGATCAGATATTACCTTATGAATTAATGTATTTTGTGAATCaatgagtgagtgacagacatcacatgaaaacacagtATATTGTGACACGCAACACACTTACAAGAGACAAAGACGCTTCTGTAACTTAATTACTCTTTTGAGGCTTTGTTGATTAAATCAGGTATCCAAGATATGCATGGAAACGAGGCTCGTCTACTGTGGTTTTAATCAGGGTTTTTGAAGGACgatgcatacagtacatcagtgttgaccatttccatgccaacaaaattacaaggattcagtgtttcccttgACTATTTGAActttggcagggtggaaaagcctctgaaacagcatttacaccaccATAACAGTACActaaaacccagactaatgaaattccataatgaaaaaaacaaacagtgttaTAAGGCAGGGtgcaagtttgccagttagccaACTTCCACCAGTTTTCCACCAGTTAGCCAACTTCCACTCTGCATAACAGTAGTTGgctctgcctccagagcagctttgCCTCTGagaaactaaaactacaatctgctcAATCCTATGCCTGTGACTGCAAACCCCCACACCCCTCCAAAACCCTGAGATGCATTACCTCCAGTGTAGCCGTGACCCTAACAGATGCCTCATGCCCACctcattcttcttctactgtagCAATTGGGGCAGCTAtgaggtgcgcaaaggccagTGGGCCGGTGCTCAGAGGAAAGGGATTGTAATGTCACTGGTGGAGGTGAACAGGTCGACATCATGGACAAACAAACCTGGTGACCCcacacatgcttacacacacacacacacatatacacacacacacacacacacacacacaatcctcatgcatgcatgcacgcacacacacatctctccaAGATCCACACTGCCACTCAGCAGGGTTAccaccatactacacacacgcactcgtgtacacacatgcattcatgtacatacacacatacacattcatgcacacacaacagtgTCCCTgaggtgacagtgtgtgtgtgtgtgtcttctatATTAGCTCACCTTCCTTGAGCTCGttaacctcacacacacacacgtaaacaaaACTAAGCTATTTGTCCTTGGCAAAATCCCAGCCACCATGTCTGTTAACACACATGGGGAAGGTATGATATAGGCCATGGTGCAGGCGTTTGTTTTTACTTAATTGTACTTGTTGTATCTTTAACAAGAACATATGGGATATTATGCTTGTACTGCATGGGTGAAGCCTATAAAtaagattttgtgtttttgttttaatggtGTTTCTatcatttttgaatggagtgttTGGAATCTAATGAAGACAAAGTGATTGATAGTGCAATATAAATGATTACAgatgttgttgttcttgttcaTTGATTGGAGATAAATGAAGCTCCTGGTTGAAAAcagttttggaaagaaactcttcAAGTATTGACATATAAAGACCCCTCTGGCTGTCCATGTCTGCATTTATCAGATGAGAATAATGTTGCTTTTACTGACCTCTAGTGGTGAATATTAACTACTGCAGTAGATAAAGACCTCCTACAATACATCACAGTAACCTACAATCATTTGGTTAATTTATTTGCCGTCCAAGAATATCAACTCATTTTCCTTAACATATCAAATAATCTGGTAGCCTGTGTTGAATGATTTTGTTCTAAAATCCACCAtttgacacctactcttacaaaataacTGATTTGAAAACGGTAATCTTTAATGGATTGCAGATAATTTAAacccttggttgacaaaatgacaatgcTTCTACAGACTGGAGCCTCTATgtttaaaaaatattgaataatgaacttcCGGTAATGCTTTCTTTCTCCCCAGAATGGATATGTTGAAAATTAATTCTTCAATTGCTCATCGAATATGATCCACAGCCGACTTAGAATAGACTATAAATACCACTTCACATATgaaaagttaatttccaaagctctttatatccattttaaaaagaaaaaaaaaacattacctgacattcaccatttatttttttctaaaatacagaggatccagtctgtaaaagtgtcatcAATATTCCAGCCACAGACTCAAATTACCTTCTGTCCCTTAAAAAGCTCCATCATGTGTTTGAATTTTGTGCTTCTGTGTCCCTTTCTTCAGCCGGCGGATgcctcattttggaacaaaactcttcatgcGTGCGTTCAGTGTTGCACAGCGGTGTTCAGACATCAATATGAGGGGAACATTAGGAGTCGGCGCCTGCGCTCCCTATCGATCCGCTCCTCAACTGAAGTTAACGCATCAACCcacaccgggcccaggtgcaaTAACACACTCCGATCTCATGGGTGACAGACGGAGGAGATTGAGAAGTTAGAGGGAAGAGTCAACATTGAGCACAACAGCACATCAGAGAAGATGTCAGAGGCATCAAAAATATTGATTACCCAGGATCCTCTTCACCTCCGAGGCtgtagtggggggggggggggggggggggagttgtgGGTTTATTGTCCCTGATGACTAAAGGTTGAAAAGCAAAATCCATTCTGGCTGTCTTTGATGTTAATGGTAGAGGGAGCGCAGCGTGGAAGAGGAGGCAGACGAAGCCGGGGAGGTTGGTTCTGtgtaaagagaagcagagaggatGCAACGAACGGCTTATCGGTCTCGTCTTTGCTTTGAGGCGTCGCCTATCGAGCCGGTGGACAATTCATCAAGGGAGGCGGGAGTGTGGGTAACAGGAGCTCTGCCGGTCCTGAATACACTTTGGCAAACACCCAACCCCATAATATTCTCTACAGATTAGAATAGGGACACTGAAGCTGCAGATGCTCTTTGGAAAAGTCAGCTAGGATCAACCTCAACTGAAGAGAAACCTTATGAAACGTTCAAATCCTGCCATGTCCAAATAAAGGCTTTTAGCTTTTGTATAAATGGCCTTGGCCTTTCTTTTGAGTGGCTCCATCTCACAGAGGACAATAACTTTTTACAAGGTGGAGCCACTCATCTTTGTTcaattgatatactgtatattttttttatttatttaagatttatttggcAGGGAAAGTACACCTCAATCAACATTTTAGTTCACacttcaatgtaaatgtgtcagAGTTAGCCAAAAAGCTAATTTACATCTGTAGTCCCCGGGCATGTCAACAACATAACAATtacaataaagttaaaaaagacaaaaaaaacaacaacagtacaTTATGTTAAGAAACATTAACAGTACAGCAGCATTGAAAAGAATCAGTAAATGCAATGTCCACACTTGAATAAATGGAGGTGGTACACACAGGAGCTGGAGATTTAGTTATGGGTACAGCTCTGGTGTTCTTTGAgacagtttttcagagtttataataatataatatattagcatatattttctgtctgtgtatgcctgtcttgctctctccacacacacacacacacacacacacacacacattaagagagagagggagaatcacacacacactcagagaatCAAGGGTGGAAGCAACAAATTACAATTAATCTTGTGGACTagagtcagtaagtcagtaatttCACTGAAATATGTTCTGACTGATGTATTATACTTCACTgcataagcattgcatcagaaactcgCATGATTTTTGTGTTATTGATCAGTTTTAACGTTGCACTATGATTGTACATTTTCTCTATCTGTGAAGCACCTTGAGATTTCgttgtattttaaagtgtgctatataaataaaattcattactattattattattaaactgcCTAACTATAAATTGGACAGTTGTGGAGTGATCAGCAGCGAACGGCCAGTCAGCAGAGGAGAAGTGAAAAGAAagtggaaagaagagaaatctggctttactttgtttatgcgctttattcatttattcctttattcAAATTCTTGTTtgaactctctgtcctcttgtccttttcacattgcatgggaaagaacATATAAAACAACAGTGCAGTAACTTTTAGCAGtaaattttaaatgagctacctAAGTCCAGTAACCGGTAATTTtccttctacttcagtaaagcCTCAGCTGTGTAGCAGTACTTGTACTTGAGTGGATATTTTAGCAGCTACTCTTTCCACCGCTGCAGAGAATGACagaaatgacaaacatgacctccgacctctgacctctccacCCCTCACCCTGCAtgacttcacacacacgcatgtgagATAAATGATCGTcacatttttgaaaacattGCGGACAGACGCAAGTCAGAGGGTTACAATCCGAAAGCTACggcaatacatttttaaaagaaaacgcTAGAAAAAGCAATGAGATGCCCAGAGAAACAAGCAGAATAAAGGCACAGGACATTTAAGCTTAGATATAGTGGGATAATCTTTTGGATGAAATGATGAGAATGTCGAAAGTTAGTTTGCTTTACACATTTTTGAAgcacacatttaacctttatccAATTTgctttacatacatttcatactATGGTttaactgatatgggtttttgaaggccagtaccaagatttttttaattaagctgctaatagccgatattttgtgctgatattcacgatctttaaatctgaccatttttaAGTCCAGGAAAttccaaaaaaattacaaggattcagtgtttctcccagagtggaaaatctgcttttgtgcctcttgtgcttttcctgatgtttgtcttgTATCATTGTGCTctgtggttgattgttgatcagttagatctagttataggctcattctctgtaaagtcctttgagacatgcataaACAAACCTGAACTTGGAAACGGCATTTATACCATCAAGTGACACtcaaactctccattaaaacccatacTAACACATTTCTTTTAGCAGCTCCTtgaaagaaaatacagaaaataaaatgttattgcaggttttacaaacTGTTTAGACATCGTTGTGATCAGCGAGGAACTTCTGcaatatcagaggtggacgacatgactggtcgatatttaataaaaggccaatatatcagtctaaccctactgtATACATGTTgggcatgggtggccccagtgggaatcaaacccctaaccctggcatgCTCtaacacagtgattctcaacctttttcatatcaaggacccctaatttagttcatattagagccacagacctccatttgaggagattttgtctctcggacccaaatctgaggatatttttattgttagatatgattttgtccagaattccacttctatctgtactgtaggtagagagataacagtgaaactatgatcaaaatagtcattcttctacattctctatttgtgttaacttcttgtaaatgaaataatgctgaagtttaacaatttgtcaatttgctggggaccctctggaaccccctcgaggacccccggtggtccccggaccccacattgagaaccgctgctctaACACTTCAGGACCAGACAGTTTTGTCAGATTTCACTGCTGCTAACTTTCAGCGTAAAGACAACAGTGGGCTTGTGGTGAGAGGAAACTACTCTCTTATTGTGGATCGTTCTCAATAATAACACCAGTCatacattcattttctttacttaTTCCTCTCAGGGTCACGGGAGGCttgagcctatcccagcatgcactgggcagaaggcagggaggcAGCCTGGACAGTCCATCACATGGTGCGTCAGTTATTCCTTGAGGAAATGTTTGTTTTAGAGGCATAGTAAATCTGCCGTAGCATGACAATAGCTGTTACTGAAAGCAAAACGCTTCCCACCCGGCTTTGTATACATTTTTCCAATTACACCGTCGCTATGTGACCTTTTATAACCCGTGGGAGCTGCTCAGACTCCTTAACCTGATTTGTTCAAAACCAATCGCAGGCAGACAACCAATTAGATCATTAGACAAAGACGGCATTCATAAACATCCTAATTTGAGGCAATGAAGAGGAGTTGGGTTCTCTGGATCTGGCCAATAGGATCTCTCCGTGATGATGAGCTCTTCCTGTACCGGCATGTCAACTTCCTGTTTATGTTAGCGGGAGATGGATCCGGCGTGACCTCTCAACCCATTTCCTCTGTTGATTTTTGCTGTGGGCTAAAGGGAGCATGTCCCAAACCCACtgacccccccctctcccccacccccctcacacacacacacacacacacacacacacacacacacagaggaccatCGGAAGAGGAAACCAACATTGTCTCTCAGCTAATAAGCGGTGGAAGGCCAATTTGTTCACATTGGATTGAACAAACTCGACCGTCTGTCTCTTGACTTGATGAATGTAATTACTGGGAGGGAAGATCTGTCATATGATCTGTCACAATTAGAACGCTGGAGGGAAAATTGATTTGTTTACATCAATAGATTCTTTCAAATAACTTGGATCTGCACTGCAAGAAATGTCCATTTTATGAAGTGATTTACCGTCattttcagtcttaaaatcacACTTTTCTTCAATCAAGTGAAAACATCTGCCAACAAGGGAATTTTCTAGGaacaagtgtcagtatcttgaaataaaACAGATTAAAGCAGAGAACTCCACAGGTATCTAGAAAATGATGCTTTATTcacaaaaaaatcctgaaacaagttgatttgatttggaAACAAGAGTAATCATCTCACCCCAGTGGCagattatttcacttgttttatgtAAAATAAGATTTTCTGATTAAATTCTTTGGATGGATATCTTTGCAGTGTGCTCAATGAATTGTTgaattaaccccccccccccagtgttttattttttattgacgCCTATAGCGGTGTATAGGACAGTGCAGGGTCTTTTGACCACCAGGTGGCAGCATCATATAACTTGAGGCGTCTCTCCTCAG
Protein-coding sequences here:
- the LOC139933241 gene encoding gap junction delta-4 protein-like, with the translated sequence MRKMGAVDVLFITISHNVSFMGKTWWMLMLVLRLLVLLLAGFTLFSDEQERFVCNTIQPGCSNVCFDVFAPVSVFRLWLFHLILLCLPHVMFATYVMHKVLSNHNIGTYYCDRSRGSSPFTLENSSCSREMSLNKAPLHDLPRDWATPRFHCAYLLVVILRILLETVFGAGQFFLFGFSIPKSFLCYEAPCTSGVECYISRPTEKTLMLNFMLGVASLSVLLSLVDLASSVKAMVRWRRKREMLMEEMSKGEQSSVFTTTSGAEDTDVLLTKRTVPSGSLKNDVKDEKIIASNGPNGAFPHAKLNGGTILKAGVSTDEKSPECKDAIAPRSPTPMGAPLPSHFVLHSHLNKPPLSPRPDRGPPPSPRVPTPIGGKNLGQYAPAGTGSGQQSDSSESQDKRAWV